One stretch of Flavobacterium sp. 9 DNA includes these proteins:
- the kduI gene encoding 5-dehydro-4-deoxy-D-glucuronate isomerase: protein MNSNFESRFAVSPKEAKQMNTEELRENFLIETVFVEDQVKLTLSHFDRYIVGGAMPINEKVILPNPADLKAEYFLERRELGIINVGGKGIITADGEQFEIDFKEALYLGKGTKEVFFASADSNFPAKFYLNSAPAHHAYPSKKITKADAEIVELGAMETANHRIINKLIVNSVVQTCQVQMGMTELKSGSVWNTMPAHTHDRRMEAYFYFEVPKNQSVCHFMGQPQETRHLWMQNEQAVISPNWSIHSGAGTSNYTFIWGMAGENLDYGDMDHCAINDLK from the coding sequence ATGAATTCCAATTTTGAAAGCCGTTTTGCTGTCAGTCCAAAAGAGGCAAAACAAATGAATACTGAAGAATTACGCGAAAATTTTTTAATCGAAACCGTTTTTGTCGAAGATCAGGTAAAATTAACCTTATCGCATTTTGACAGATATATTGTAGGCGGCGCAATGCCAATAAATGAAAAAGTTATTTTGCCAAATCCTGCTGATTTAAAAGCGGAATATTTTCTGGAAAGAAGAGAATTAGGAATAATAAACGTAGGCGGAAAAGGAATTATCACTGCTGACGGAGAACAATTTGAAATTGACTTTAAAGAAGCTTTATATCTTGGTAAAGGAACCAAAGAAGTTTTTTTTGCATCAGCAGATTCAAATTTTCCAGCCAAATTCTATCTGAACTCTGCTCCTGCACATCATGCTTATCCTTCTAAAAAAATAACAAAAGCTGACGCCGAAATTGTAGAATTGGGCGCTATGGAAACGGCAAATCATCGCATTATCAACAAATTGATTGTAAATAGTGTAGTGCAAACTTGTCAGGTTCAAATGGGAATGACAGAACTAAAATCAGGAAGTGTCTGGAATACGATGCCGGCACACACGCACGACAGACGTATGGAAGCGTATTTTTATTTTGAAGTACCAAAAAATCAAAGTGTTTGTCATTTTATGGGACAACCGCAAGAAACAAGACATCTCTGGATGCAAAATGAACAAGCGGTGATCTCGCCAAACTGGTCGATTCATTCCGGCGCGGGAACTTCAAATTATACTTTTATTTGGGGAATGGCGGGAGAAAATTTAGATTATGGAGATATGGATCACTGCGCAATTAATGATTTAAAATAA